ATATCCACGGAAAACCGAAGCCGATCCTGGTGCGGCTGTACGAACTGCGTGCGACCGCCGCGTTTGACCGGGCGAGCTACCTGGACCTCCAGGACAAGGATGAAACGCAGTTGGGTGCGGATTTCGTACGGCGCGAAGAAATTCTTCTGCAGCCCGGCGAACGGCGCACGATCGAACGCAAGGGAAGTTCTGACGTTCGCACATTCGCCGTGTTTGCGGGTTACCGTGATCTGGAGCGCAGCACGTGGCGTGCGACCATCGGTGCCCCGAATTCCGTTGAAATGCGCCGTCGGTGGTGGGGCCTCGGCGAAACGGAGCGGCTGAAGCCTGTCCAGTACCGGATCACGGTGGGCAAGGACGCGGTCAAGATCCAATCTCCATAAGAACGAAAGCCAGAAGTCACATCATGGTTTGGCAGCGCAAGGTCGTATGGGCGGAGGGCATGTTCCTTCGTCCGCAGCATTTCCAGCAACAGGACCGCTTTACCGATTTCCTGGTCCAGTCCCGAACCCTACCCGCACAGTTTTTCTTCTGGGGGTTTTCCAAGCTGGTGCTCGACACAGAGTTGCTGGCTTTGGGCAAGGTGGGGCTTTTATCTGCAGAGGGGGTGCTGCCGGACGGGACACCATTCAGTTTCCCGCACCATGACGAGATGCCGGCAGCGCTGGCCATTGGCAAGGACGTGAAAGACACGGTAATCCACCTTGCATTGCCCATGCGTCGCAGAGCAGGCGCTGAGGTGACGTTGGGCGGAGCAGGCGCGTCTTCAGTCCGCTTCGCCGCAGAAGTGGTGGAGGTGTCCGACGTCAATGATGTCGGCGCACAGCCCGCAGAAGTCCAGGTCGGGCAGATCCAGCTGTCTCTCCGACCGGCGCAGGACGTGACCGACGGCTGGGTCAGCCTGCCCGTCGTACAGGTGGTGGAGCGCCGGGCAGATGGCTCGTTGCTGCTCGATCCGTCCTTTATCCCGACGGTAGTGAACAACTCCGAAATCTCCGGATTGGCCGTGTTTTGCAGGGAATTGTTCGGCTTGCTGCGTCAGCGGGGCGCTGCGCTGGAAGAGCGTCTCAGCCAGCCTGGCCGAGGCGGCGTAGGCGAGGTGGGCGACTTTTTGATGCTGCAGTTCCTGAACCGTTGGGAGCCGGCAGTCGAGCACTGGGTGCGCGTGCGTGCGATACATCCCGAGCGGTTGTTCGACGACATGCTGAAGATGGCCGGTGAGCTGGCCACCTTCACCCGCGAACAGCGGCGACCTGCGGCAATGCCCAGTTATGACCACGATGATCTGCGTAGCAGCTTTCTTCCATTGATGCTTGAGTTGCGCCGCGGTCTTTCCTCGGTGCTCGAACAGAACGCGATCCAGATCGAGCTGCAGGAGCGGCAGTACGGCGTGCACGTGGCGCTGATTCCCAGCACAGAACTGCTTACCAGTTGCGAGTTCGTGTTGGCAGTGCATGCACAGACCGCTGTGGAATTCCTGCGTGCGCACTTTCCCACGCAGATCAAGATGGGGCCGGTGGAGCGTATCCGCGATCTGGTGAATCTTCATTTGCCGGGGGTGCCCCTGCGCTCGTTGCCTGTCGCCCCGCGTGAGATTCCCTACCATGCCGGCTACTCCTATTTTGAGCTGGACACAGGCCATGACCTATGGCGCCAGTTGCAGAATTCGGGGGGGCTTGCACTGCATGTCTCAGGGGGATTCCCTGAACTGCAGCTCGAGATGTGGGCCATCCGGCGCTGAGAGCGAAGACTTCCATGCAAAACTCCGTCAACGTCTTCGCTGCTGAAAATTACGGGCAGCGGCCCGGTCCGGCGCCATCTGCGGCACCTTCGGGCAGTTCCGGCCCGGGTCCTTCCGAAGGACTGCACAAGGCTTCCGGGCTTCCGGATGTCGTGAGCGGTGGCAATCCTCTCGTGGCAGCGGCCAATACCCTGCTGAACCTGATCCCGCAGATCCGGCGCATGGCCACCAACCCGGATCCTGCAGCGTTCCAGCACTATCTGCTGGAGTGCATCCGCCAATTCGAAAGCCGTGCGGGCAGTTCGGGGGTGCCGATGGAAACCATCATCGGGGCGCGCTACTGCATCTGTACGGCCATAGACGAAGCTGCGGCGCAGACGCCGTGGGGTGGTTCCGGCGTCTGGCCCCAGTACAGCCTTCTTGTGGCGCTCCACAATGAGACATGGGGCGGCGAAAAGTTTTTCCAGTTGCTTTCGAAACTGGTCCAGACGCCGCAGCAGCACATCGACCTCATCGAGTTGATGTACTTCTGCCTCATGCTCGGGTTTGAAGGGCGCTACCACGTCATCGACAACGGACGCAGCCAGCTGGAGAGCCTCAAGGCGCGGCTGCTGCAGGTGATCGAGAGCACCCGTGGAGACCGCAGTGGGGCGCTCTCCATCCATTGGAAAGGCGTCCAGCGAGCGGCTGTGCCGCCGTGGAGCCTTGTCCCTTTCTGGGTGGCCGCAGTACTGGCTTTGCTGATTGCATTCCTCATCTTTCTTTGGTTCAACTACCGGCTGGCTTCCCGTTCGGATGAGTTGTTTGCTGCCATCAACGGAATACGGCTTCCCAAGATGCCCACGGTGGTCGCAGTCGCCGCGCCGAAGCCGCGTCTTCGCCAATTCTTGGAGCCGGAGATCCGGGAGGGCCTGGTGGAAGTCAATGACCAGGCCGATCGGAGCATCGTGACCTTGCGTGGGGATGGTCTGTTCGACCCCGCATCCACCGAGGTCAAGCCGCGGTACGTTGCGGTGATCCAGCGCATCGCCACGGCACTCAATGAAGTTTCCGGCAAGGTGGTCGTCAACGGCTACAGCGACAACACGCCGATCCGAACGGCGCGATTCCCCTCCAACTGGCATCTTTCGCAGGAGCGGGCGCTTGCCGTGTCGGCCATGCTTCAACGCACCATCACCGAGGGGCAGCGGCTGAGGTCGGAAGGCCGGGCCGAGAGTGATCCGATAGCGCCCAATACCACTCCAGAGGGCAGGGCGCTGAACCGTCGCGTGGAGATCGTGCTGCTGGTTCCGCCCCAGTCGCGCGATGCCGAATTGCAGTTGACACCGGGGCCGGCGCCTGCGAGTTCGCCCGCCAGGAACAGCACTCCGAAGAACTAAAACATGCTGCGCAAGATCTTTTCTTTCTTCTTCAACCGGTTCACGCTGGTTCTGTGCGGGCTGATACTGCTCAGCCTGCTGATCTGGTTTGTCGGGCCACTGGTCTACATCAAGCCTTACCAACCGCTCGAAAGCGAAGCGGTGCGTGCCTGGATCATTGCCGCGATCTTCTGCATCTGGTTCCTGAAACTGTTCATCCAGTGGTGGCGAGCCAAGGAAATGAACGCGCGGCTGCTGAATCAATTGGCCCGATTCGGTGCTTCCGATACTGTGGCGGCTGAAGCAGGCCCCGGCA
The DNA window shown above is from Acidovorax sp. NCPPB 4044 and carries:
- the tssJ gene encoding type VI secretion system lipoprotein TssJ yields the protein MQGDVSTRGGLGRLATVGAAMGVLLSGCGVISNLNRPQETPTAVPPAVFEIVADSGINPDIHGKPKPILVRLYELRATAAFDRASYLDLQDKDETQLGADFVRREEILLQPGERRTIERKGSSDVRTFAVFAGYRDLERSTWRATIGAPNSVEMRRRWWGLGETERLKPVQYRITVGKDAVKIQSP
- the tssK gene encoding type VI secretion system baseplate subunit TssK, with the translated sequence MVWQRKVVWAEGMFLRPQHFQQQDRFTDFLVQSRTLPAQFFFWGFSKLVLDTELLALGKVGLLSAEGVLPDGTPFSFPHHDEMPAALAIGKDVKDTVIHLALPMRRRAGAEVTLGGAGASSVRFAAEVVEVSDVNDVGAQPAEVQVGQIQLSLRPAQDVTDGWVSLPVVQVVERRADGSLLLDPSFIPTVVNNSEISGLAVFCRELFGLLRQRGAALEERLSQPGRGGVGEVGDFLMLQFLNRWEPAVEHWVRVRAIHPERLFDDMLKMAGELATFTREQRRPAAMPSYDHDDLRSSFLPLMLELRRGLSSVLEQNAIQIELQERQYGVHVALIPSTELLTSCEFVLAVHAQTAVEFLRAHFPTQIKMGPVERIRDLVNLHLPGVPLRSLPVAPREIPYHAGYSYFELDTGHDLWRQLQNSGGLALHVSGGFPELQLEMWAIRR
- a CDS encoding DotU family type VI secretion system protein; this translates as MQNSVNVFAAENYGQRPGPAPSAAPSGSSGPGPSEGLHKASGLPDVVSGGNPLVAAANTLLNLIPQIRRMATNPDPAAFQHYLLECIRQFESRAGSSGVPMETIIGARYCICTAIDEAAAQTPWGGSGVWPQYSLLVALHNETWGGEKFFQLLSKLVQTPQQHIDLIELMYFCLMLGFEGRYHVIDNGRSQLESLKARLLQVIESTRGDRSGALSIHWKGVQRAAVPPWSLVPFWVAAVLALLIAFLIFLWFNYRLASRSDELFAAINGIRLPKMPTVVAVAAPKPRLRQFLEPEIREGLVEVNDQADRSIVTLRGDGLFDPASTEVKPRYVAVIQRIATALNEVSGKVVVNGYSDNTPIRTARFPSNWHLSQERALAVSAMLQRTITEGQRLRSEGRAESDPIAPNTTPEGRALNRRVEIVLLVPPQSRDAELQLTPGPAPASSPARNSTPKN